A section of the Centroberyx gerrardi isolate f3 chromosome 8, fCenGer3.hap1.cur.20231027, whole genome shotgun sequence genome encodes:
- the smarca2 gene encoding putative global transcription activator SNF2L2 isoform X3 → MLKHYQIQGLEWMVSLYNNNLNGILADEMGLGKTIQTIALITYLMEHKRLNGPYLIIVPLSTLSNWVYELDKWSPSVVKIAYKGTPALRRGLVPQLRSGKFNVLLTTYEYIIKDKHILAKIRWKYMIVDEGHRMKNHHCKLTQVLNTHYVAPRRLLLTGTPLQNKLPELWALLNFLLPTIFKSCSTFEQWFNAPFAMTGERVDLNEEETILIIRRLHKVLRPFLLRRLKKEVESQLPEKVEYVIKCDMSAIQKVLYRHMQKGILLTDGSEKDKKGKGGAKTLMNTIMQLKKICNHPYMFQHIEESFAEHLGYPNSIITGHDLYRASGKFELLDRILPKLQATNHRVLLFCQMTSLMTIMEDYFGYRNFLYLRLDGTTKSEDRATLLKKFNEKGSQFFIFLLSTRAGGLGLNLQAADTVVIFDSDWNPHQDLQAQDRAHRIGQQNEVRVLRLCTVNSVEEKILAAAKYKLNVDQKVIQAGMFDQKSSSHERRVFLQAILEHEEQNEEEDEVPDDETLNQMIARNEDEFELFMRMDMDRRREDARNPKRKPRLMEEDELPSWIIKDDAEVERLTYEEEEEKMFGRGSRCRRDVDYSDALTEKQWLRAIEDGNLEEMEEEIRLKKRKRKRRQDKDSSSREEGSAKAKKKRGRPPAEKLSPNPPKLTKQMNTIVDTVVNYRDGSGRQLSEVFVQLPSRKELPEYYELIRKPVDFKKIKDRVRNHKYRNVGDLEKDVMLLCHNAQTFNLEGSQIYEDSIVLQSVFKSARQKIAKEEESDEDSEDDDDEEESEAEAKSVRVKIKLSKEERSHDKGKKRQSRGKAKPVVSDDDSDDEQDDNDQSERSKSDDE, encoded by the exons ATGCTCAAACAttaccag ATCCAGGGCCTGGAGTGGATGGTGTCCTTGTATAACAACAACTTAAACGGCATCCTGGCTGATGAGATGGGCCTCGGCAAAACCATCCAAACCATCGCCCTCATCACCTACCTGATGGAGCACAAGAGGCTCAACGGTCCCTATCTCATCATCGTTCCTCTCTC gaCCTTGTCCAACTGGGTCTATGAGCTCGACAAGTGGTCGCCCTCTGTGGTCAAAATTGCCTACAAG GGCACCCCTGCCCTGCGGCGCGGCCTGGTGCCTCAGCTGCGCAGCGGGAAGTTCAATGTTTTGCTCACCACCTATGAATACATCATCAAGGACAAGCACATACTGGCCAAG ATTCGTTGGAAGTACATGATTGTGGACGAGGGCCACCGCATGAAGAACCACCACTGTAAGCTGACCCAGGTGCTGAACACCCACTATGTGGCGCCCCGCCGCCTGCTCCTCACCGGTACGCCGCTGCAGAACAAGCTGCCTGAGCTGTGGGCGCTGCTCAACTTCCTGCTGCCCACCATCTTCAAGAGCTGCAGCACCTTCGAGCAGTGGTTCAACGCCCCGTTCGCCATGACGGGGGAGAGG GTGGACCTAAATGAGGAGGAGACCATTCTGATCATTCGCCGTTTGCATAAGGTGCTCCGCCCCTTCCTGCTGCGCAGACTGAAGAAAGAGGTGGAGTCTCAGCTGCCAGAGAAG GTGGAGTATGTCATCAAATGTGACATGTCTGCCATCCAGAAGGTTCTGTACCGCCACATGCAGAAAGGCATCCTGCTCACTGACGGCTCAGAAAAAGACAAGAAG GGTAAGGGAGGAGCCAAGACCCTGATGAACACCATCATGCAGCTGAAGAAGATCTGCAACCACCCGTACATGTTCCAGCACATTGAG GAGTCTTTTGCGGAGCACCTGGGCTATCCAAACAGCATCATCACTGG GCACGATCTGTATCGGGCCTCGGGGAAATTTGAGCTGCTGGACCGCATCCTGCCCAAGCTGCAGGCGACCAACCACAGAGTGCTGCTCTTCTGCCAGATGACGTCTCTCATGACCATCATGGAGGATTACTTTGGCTACCGCAACTTCCTCTACCTGCGTCTGGACG GAACCACCAAGTCTGAGGACCGTGCAACACTGCTTAAGAAATTCAACGAGAAGGGATCTCAGTTCTTCATCTTCCTGCTCAGTACCAGAGCCGGTGGCCTGGGCCTCAACCTGCAGGCTGCTGacactgttgtcatctttgaCAGTGACTGGAACCCCCACCAG GACCTTCAGGCTCAGGACCGCGCCCACCGCATCGGTCAGCAGAATGAGGTGCGCGTGCTTCGCCTCTGCACCGTCAACAGCGTGGAGGAGAAGATCCTGGCAGCCGCCAAGTACAAACTCAACGTGGATCAGAAGGTGATCCAGGCCGGCATGTTCGACCAGAAGTCCTCCAGCCACGAGCGCCGCGTCTTCCTCCAGGCCATTCTGGAGCATGAGGAGCAGAATGAG GAGGAAGACGAGGTGCCTGATGATGAAACCCTTAACCAGATGATAGCCCGCAACGAAGATGAATTTGAGCTCTTCATG CGCATGGACATGGACCGACGGCGCGAGGACGCCAGGAACCCGAAGCGTAAGCCGCGTCTGATGGAGGAGGACGAGCTGCCATCTTGGATCATCAAGGACGACGCCGAGGTGGAACGGCTCACatatgaagaggaggaggagaagatgttCGGCCGCGGCTCGCGCTGCCGCCGGGACGTGGACTACAGCGACGCGCTGACCGAGAAGCAGTGGCTGCGG GCCATTGAGGATGGCAACctggaagagatggaggaggagatccGTCTGAAAAAGCGCAAACGCAAGCGGCGTCAGGACAAGGACTCGTcgagcagagaggaaggaagcgCCAAGGCCAAGAAGAAACGCGGACGCCCGCCTGCCGAGAAGCtctcccccaacccccccaaacTCACCAAGCAGATGAACACCATTGTGGACACAGTCGTCAATTACAGAGACGG GTCAGGAAGACAACTGAGCGAGGTCTTTGTCCAGCTGCCGTCCAGGAAGGAGCTCCCAGAGTATTATGAGCTGATCAGGAAACCTGTGGACTTCAAGAAGATCAAG GACCGTGTGAGGAACCATAAGTACAGGAACGTGGGCGACCTGGAGAAGGATGTGATGCTGCTCTGTCACAACGCCCAGACCTTTAACCTGGAGGGATCCCAG ATATATGAAGACTCCATTGTGCTTCAGTCTGTGTTCAAGAGCGCCAGGCAGAAGATTGCcaaggaagaggagagcgacGAGGACAGTGAGGATGATGACGATGAGGAAGAGTCGGAGGCTGAGG CCAAGTCAGTGCGGGTTAAGATCAAGCTGAGCAAAGAGGAGCGCAGCCACGACAAAGGCAAGAAGAGGCAGAGCCGTGGGAAGGCCAAGCCGGTGGTCAGCGACGACGACAGCGACGACGAGCAGGATGACAAT